The DNA segment GGGCGGCGTCCCTTGCGAACGGGCAGATGCGGCCAGCGTTCGGACGGCAGGGACAGGCCTTGTTTGATCGCGTGCAACAATCCACGCCGGCGGCGCTCGGAAAGATGGCGTGGGAATTTTTCCTCCACGACCGCCCCGTTCACGGCCGCCGCCGCCAGGTCCACCAGCACATCATGGGACAGAATGAAGAACGGCGGCTTGCCGGTCGTGCGGGCTTCAGCTTCGCGCCATTGCCAGATTTCGCGGAGCACCGCAAGCGCCGGCCGGCCCAGCAGCGAACTGCCCTTGATGCGCCAGACCTGGTCCTCGTCCATGGCAACAGTTTGGGTGGCGTCCTTGATGAGGCGGCTGCACCATTCCTCATGCCAGCGCAGACGGCCATTCGCCTCCAGATCACCGCGCAACCGGTCGGCGAGCGGCTTCAGGTGGCGGACGTCGTCCCGGGCATAACGATCCATGCGTTCGGTCAACGGGCGGATGGCCCAGTTTGCCTTTTGCGAGCTTTTCTCGAGCTTGATGCCGAGGAAATCCAAAACGAGGTTGCCGAGCCCAAATTGTTTCACACCCAGCAGCCGCGCCGCGAGCATGGTGTCGAATATGGCGCCGGGAATGAAGGCGTGGTGCTTGTTGAGCAGCCGCAAATCGTAATCGGCCGCGTGCATGATGAGCCGGTGCCCGGAAAGCGCGGTGAACAATGGTTCCAAGTCGAGCGTTGCCAAGGGATCCACCAATTCGTCACCGGCGGCCGTGCAGAATTGCATCAGGCAGAGTCGCTCGGGATAGGCATGAAGGCTGTCCGCCTCCGTGTCCAAGGCAATCCAGTCAGCCGTCCGGAGGAGGGGCAGGTATTCGTTAAGTTTGGCGACGGTGTTAATCACTGAAAGTCCTCAATTCAAACGGCATTGGCGCAGGGAGAAAAGTTTTAAGTCACCCATGGCGCAGGAAACTTGATTGCCCAGTTGCCCGCCCAATATCTTCAAGGAATGAACCTTATCGAAACCTTTCGGGAATGCGCGCGCCAAAGTCGCGATTTGCCGGCGGTTTTTTGGGGTGAACGGGCCTATTCCTATAACGAAATCGATAATGGCGCCCAAGGCCTGACCCGGCGGTTGGTAATCGAATGGGCCGTCCGGCCGGGAGATCGCGTCGGGCTTTGGCTGAAGAATTGCCCGGAATTCGTGATCGCAGTGTTTGGCGTGCTGGGCGCAGGCGCCATCTTGGTTCCCATCAACAACTTCCTGAAGCCGGACGAGGTGGCTTACATCTTGGACGATGCGGGCATCGAGGTGCTGCTTACGGACGAGGAGTTGGGTGCACATGAAGCCGCCATCAAACATCGCCGGCCCTCGCTCAAAGTGCTCCGCTTGAA comes from the Verrucomicrobiia bacterium genome and includes:
- a CDS encoding HRDC domain-containing protein, giving the protein MINTVAKLNEYLPLLRTADWIALDTEADSLHAYPERLCLMQFCTAAGDELVDPLATLDLEPLFTALSGHRLIMHAADYDLRLLNKHHAFIPGAIFDTMLAARLLGVKQFGLGNLVLDFLGIKLEKSSQKANWAIRPLTERMDRYARDDVRHLKPLADRLRGDLEANGRLRWHEEWCSRLIKDATQTVAMDEDQVWRIKGSSLLGRPALAVLREIWQWREAEARTTGKPPFFILSHDVLVDLAAAAVNGAVVEEKFPRHLSERRRRGLLHAIKQGLSLPSERWPHLPVRKGRRPTEAEKRRCAQLEKRRDLRARELNLDPTLIASRSVLWDLARDWDKASADLMAWQRELLA